A stretch of the bacterium genome encodes the following:
- a CDS encoding rRNA adenine dimethyltransferase family protein — protein MSKQRLGQHFLINKKKLEEIIEVLSPNSGETIIEIGPGRGELTLLLSDNFSICRRPPEGREVIISVPAGHLPKGDKFQIIAIEKDGELVRFLQKKFKLDKNIEIIEGDALKIIPKLAENNKLKNENYKIAGNIPYYITGHLLRIIGELENKPSLVVLTVQKEVAERICALPPQMNLLAASVQFWAEPKIIDYIPKTDFKPRPEVDSAVIKLTPFGTITRDSAEDYYKLIKILFKQPRKTIVNNLEGTGKSKNEIIKILEKLRINPGDRPQDLTIEQIKRLANTRQWLAL, from the coding sequence ATGAGCAAACAGAGATTAGGGCAACATTTTTTAATCAATAAAAAGAAACTAGAGGAAATTATTGAGGTTTTAAGCCCAAACTCCGGCGAGACGATTATTGAAATCGGACCGGGGCGCGGAGAATTGACTCTGCTTTTGTCAGATAACTTCTCTATCTGCAGGAGACCCCCTGAGGGGAGAGAAGTTATAATTTCTGTCCCTGCGGGACATCTCCCGAAGGGAGACAAATTTCAAATAATTGCGATTGAAAAAGACGGAGAACTTGTCCGATTTCTCCAAAAAAAATTCAAATTAGATAAAAACATTGAGATTATTGAAGGCGATGCCTTAAAAATCATCCCAAAACTTGCTGAAAATAATAAACTAAAAAATGAGAATTATAAGATTGCCGGCAATATTCCTTATTATATCACCGGCCATCTATTGCGAATCATCGGCGAGTTGGAAAATAAACCCTCGCTTGTCGTTTTGACTGTCCAAAAAGAAGTGGCGGAAAGGATTTGCGCTCTGCCACCGCAAATGAATCTCCTGGCGGCCAGCGTCCAGTTCTGGGCCGAACCGAAAATTATTGATTATATTCCCAAAACTGATTTTAAGCCCCGGCCGGAAGTGGATAGCGCGGTCATAAAATTAACACCCTTCGGCACTATCACGCGTGATAGTGCCGAAGACTACTATAAATTAATAAAAATTCTTTTCAAGCAACCGAGAAAAACGATTGTTAATAATTTAGAAGGAACGGGAAAATCAAAAAATGAAATTATAAAAATCTTGGAGAAATTAAGAATTAATCCCGGCGACCGGCCGCAGGATTTAACGATTGAGCAGATAAAAAGATTGGCAAACACAAGACAGTGGCTTGCGCTATAA